In Strix uralensis isolate ZFMK-TIS-50842 chromosome 10, bStrUra1, whole genome shotgun sequence, a single window of DNA contains:
- the LOC141947776 gene encoding histone H2A type 2-B, protein MSGRGKSGGKARAKAKSRSSRAGLQFPVGRVHRLLRKGNYAERVGAGAPVYLAAVLEYLSAEILELAGNAARDNKKTRIIPRHLQLAIRNDEELNKLLGGVTIAQGGVLPNIQAVLLPKKTQSSKK, encoded by the coding sequence ATGTCGGGCCGGGGGAAGTCCGGCGGGAAGGCGCGGGCCAAGGCCAAGTCGCGCTCGTCGCGGGCCGGGCTGCAGTTCCCCGTGGGCCGGGTGCACCGGCTGCTGCGGAAGGGTAACTACGCGGAGCGGGTGGGCGCCGGGGCGCCGGTGTACCTGGCGGCCGTGCTGGAGTACCTCTCGGCCGAGATCCTGGAGCTGGCGGGCAACGCGGCCCGCGACAACAAGAAGACGCGCATCATCCCGCGGCACCTGCAGCTGGCTATCCGCAACGACGAGGAGCTCAACAAGCTGCTGGGCGGCGTGACCATCGCCCAGGGTGGCGTCCTGCCCAACATCCAGGCCGTGCTGCTGCCCAAGAAGACGCAGAGCTCCAAGAAGTGa
- the H1-10 gene encoding histone H1.10, whose protein sequence is MSVELEEADLPLTEAEEVPLAPEKKAAAKKAKGGGGGGGGSSLSPSKKKKNNKKKNQPGKYSQLVVETIRKLGERNGSSLAKIYNEAKKVAWFDQQNGRTYLKYSIKALVQNDTLLQVKGTGANGSFKLNRKKLEGGGDGGAGSSAHKSHKKATASTSRRAEKKPAAKSKKPEKKSHKKGAGGAAAKKDKGKAKKATKKGAASPGGKKVKKSAKPKALKSRKA, encoded by the coding sequence ATGTCGGTAGAGCTGGAAGAAGCCGATCTGCCCCTGACCGAGGCGGAGGAGGTGCCGCTCGCCCCGGAGAAGAAAGCGGCCGCTAAGAAAGCgaaaggcggcggcggcggtggcggcggctcctcgctgtcgccgtcgaagaagaagaagaacaacaAGAAGAAGAACCAGCCGGGCAAATACAGCCAGTTGGTGGTGGAGACGATCCGCAAGCTGGGGGAGCGCAATGGCTCCTCGCTGGCCAAGATCTACAACGAGGCCAAAAAGGTGGCCTGGTTCGACCAGCAGAACGGCAGGACCTACCTGAAGTACTCCATTAAGGCGCTGGTGCAGAACGACACGCTGCTCCAGGTCAAGGGCACCGGCGCCAACGGCTCCTTCAAGCTCAACAGGAAGAAGCTGGAAGGCGGCGGCGACGGGGGCGCGGGCAGCAGCGCCCACAAGTCCCACAAGAAGGCGACGGCCTCCACGTCCCGGCGGGCGGAGAAGAAGCCGGCGGCCAAGAGCAAGAAGCCCGAGAAGAAATCCCACAAGAAAGgagccggcggcgcggcggcgaaGAAGGACAAGGGCAAAGCCAAGAAGGCCACCAAGAAGGGAGCCGCGTCCCCCGGGGGCAAGAAGGTGAAGAAGTCCGCAAAGCCCAAGGCACTCAAGAGCAGGAAGGCATGA
- the HMCES gene encoding abasic site processing protein HMCES, protein MCGRTACSLGADNLRRACAYRDRQGRRRQPEWIQAERYRPAYNKGPQSRGPVLLSRRHLQQDADSSERVLMDMRWGLVPSWFKKDDPSKMQFNTSNCRSDTMLKKSSYKGALLKGKRCVVLADGFYEWQQQSGGKQPYFIYFPQTKDTVDEGKEGDEEWKGWRLLTMAGIFDCWEPPTGGEMLYTYTIITVDASKDVSFIHHRMPAILDGDEAIRKWLDFAEVPTQEAVKLIQPTENIVFHPVSTFVNSVHNNTPECLTPIELGAKKEVKDTPSSKMMLGWLKNSQEGSPQKKENDLPRWTSQFIHSPSPKKTSVDIMQQWLGKEGEPAAKKRKA, encoded by the exons ATGTGCGGGCGCACCGCCTGCTCCCTGGGCGCTGACAACCTCCGCCGGGCCTGCGCCTATCGCGACcggcagggccggcggcggcagcccgAGTGGATCCAGGCGGAGCGGTACCGGCCCGCCTACAACAAGGGCCCGCAGTCCCGCGGCCCGGTGCTGCTCTCCCGCCGCCACCTCCAGCAG GATGCCGACTCCTCCGAGCGGGTCCTCATGGACATGCGCTGGGGCCTGGTTCCCTCCTGGTTCAAAAAGGACGACCCCTCCAAAATGCAGTTTAATACCTCCAACTGCCGCAGTGACACCATGCTGAAGAAGTCCTCCTACAAG GGTGCTCTGCTCAAGGGCAAGCGCTGCGTGGTCCTGGCGGATGGCTTCTATGAGTGGCAGCAGCAGAGTGGGGGGAAGCAGCCGTATTTCATTTACTTCCCCCAGACCAAGGACACCGTG GACGAGGGGAAGGAGGGCGATGAGGAGTGGAAAGGATGGAGGTTGCTCACCATGGCTGGGATTTTCGACTGCTGGGAGCCGCCGACGGGAGGAGAAATGCTGTACACTTACACCATCATCACCGTGGATGCCTCCAAGGACGTGAGCTTCATCCATCACAG GATGCCAGCCATCCTGGACGGGGACGAGGCCATCAGGAAATGGCTGGACTTTGCTGAAGTGCCAACCCAAGAAGCGGTTAAACTCATCCAGCCCACGGAGAACATAGTTTTCCACCCAGTGTCCACCTTTGTCAACAGCGTCCACAACAACACACCTGAGTGTCTCACACCCATCGAGCTGGGAGCCAAGAAG GAGGTCAAAGACACCCCAAGCAGCAAAATGATGCTGGGCTGGTTAAAAAACTCCCAGGAGGGCTCtcctcagaagaaagaaaatgatttACCCAGGTGGACAAGTCAGTTCATCCACAGCCCGTCACCCAAGAAAACCAGCGTGGATATCATGCAGCagtggctggggaaggagggagagccGGCTGCGAAGAAGCGCAAGGCTTAG